A single genomic interval of Dyella sp. GSA-30 harbors:
- a CDS encoding alpha/beta hydrolase produces MSRHLLRCLLVLLGVLLTAVLPAYGAQGATSTSFKARDGVVVHGNYYRAAHPKALILLFHQAGSSKDEYATIAPRLVEAGYSALAIDQRSGGDLFGPNETAAGLGRKADYLEAKQDLEAALAWGQQQKLPVMLWGSSYSSSLIFLVAAEHPDVKAVLAFSPGEYFDNKSQVRDAASHVTVPIYVTSANTDEEIEAARSILAASPSSSKQQYIPRTGGVHGSSTLIEARDPKGAGDNWKALLAFLAHTSP; encoded by the coding sequence ATGTCACGCCACCTCCTGCGCTGCCTCCTCGTGCTTCTCGGCGTTCTGTTGACCGCCGTCTTGCCGGCTTATGGAGCTCAGGGCGCGACATCGACAAGCTTCAAGGCCAGAGACGGCGTGGTCGTGCACGGCAACTATTATCGAGCCGCCCATCCCAAGGCGCTGATCCTGCTGTTCCACCAGGCCGGTTCCAGCAAGGACGAATACGCCACCATCGCACCTCGCCTGGTCGAAGCAGGCTACAGCGCCCTGGCCATCGATCAGCGCTCCGGCGGCGACCTGTTCGGCCCCAACGAAACGGCGGCGGGCTTGGGGCGCAAAGCGGACTACCTGGAGGCCAAACAGGACCTTGAAGCCGCGCTCGCATGGGGGCAGCAACAGAAACTGCCGGTCATGCTCTGGGGCAGCAGTTACTCCTCGTCACTGATTTTCCTGGTTGCGGCGGAACACCCCGACGTGAAAGCGGTACTGGCTTTCTCTCCCGGCGAGTACTTCGATAACAAATCGCAGGTGCGCGACGCGGCTTCTCACGTGACCGTGCCTATCTATGTCACGTCCGCCAACACCGATGAAGAGATCGAGGCAGCACGCAGCATCCTTGCCGCGTCCCCGTCGTCGTCCAAGCAGCAATACATACCGCGCACGGGTGGCGTGCATGGTTCGTCCACCCTGATCGAGGCGCGCGATCCCAAGGGCGCTGGCGATAACTGGAAAGCCCTGCTGGCTTTTCTTGCGCATACGTCGCCATAA
- a CDS encoding TorF family putative porin gives MVRKLVAVAAVLCVSQTHAQVSTSAAFVSDYRYRGVSLSDGEPAAQLSLSYDAPTEGWYAGGMASNVRLARENGVQVLGYAGISRRFAPEFSWELGAEYTQYSGPHHYEYPEIYAGLTYRQISARIYYTNDYFSVGVPVLYAELNGSRNFTDHWYAFGHMGLLRRNGYPSNQARMDYRAGMGVSLSHCDVQLAWTTVRGAEYVHYPVAWGAGRDAWVVSVSYAW, from the coding sequence GTGGTTCGAAAGCTGGTGGCGGTTGCCGCGGTGTTGTGTGTTTCCCAGACCCACGCGCAGGTCTCGACGTCGGCTGCGTTCGTTTCGGATTATCGCTATCGCGGCGTATCGCTCAGCGACGGAGAGCCTGCGGCACAGCTGTCCCTATCTTACGATGCCCCGACGGAAGGCTGGTACGCCGGTGGCATGGCGTCCAACGTGCGGCTTGCGCGGGAAAACGGCGTGCAGGTACTGGGTTATGCCGGCATCAGTCGTCGTTTTGCACCGGAATTCAGCTGGGAGCTGGGGGCGGAATACACGCAGTACAGCGGGCCGCACCATTATGAATACCCCGAGATCTATGCCGGGCTGACCTACCGGCAGATCAGCGCGCGCATTTACTACACCAATGATTACTTCAGTGTCGGTGTCCCGGTGTTGTATGCCGAGCTCAATGGTAGTCGCAATTTTACCGACCACTGGTATGCGTTCGGCCATATGGGCCTGCTCCGGCGCAATGGGTATCCCTCCAACCAGGCTCGCATGGACTATCGTGCCGGCATGGGCGTGTCATTGAGCCATTGCGATGTGCAACTGGCCTGGACGACGGTGCGCGGAGCCGAGTACGTGCATTATCCGGTGGCCTGGGGCGCCGGTCGCGATGCCTGGGTAGTGAGTGTGTCCTACGCCTGGTGA
- a CDS encoding S8 family serine peptidase, with translation MQRLFLMALVCFALVACASNTPRTALPVAHDASTEHAQLLVMLRAPPQHFQPASVYGGSYRSSSDEAARRRVARQLAREHNLVLIDDWPMPSLGLDCFVMRAADGVSTAALADLLAKDSRVESAQPMQLFHVLAQPETSQSDKKGDPLYTLQPAASRWHLSELHQTATGKGVTIAQIDSGVDAVHPDLQGQVVQTRNFIDDNPYRPEKHGTEVAGIMVAHEGNGLGIAGIAPDAHLLALRACWEDPAHDTTAICSSFTLAKALQFAMESRASVLNMSLAGPDDRLLGRLLDVVMARHITVVSAVDENLAGGGFPASYPGVFAVAGDHVEHGPPGVLYAPSHDIPATAPGGAWDFVTGSSFAAAQVSGLVALMRELSPEITAARLRDAMEPETTLGLTAQRPAMIDACAAVARASGHCACDCTAVSVTSSAPRR, from the coding sequence ATGCAACGCCTGTTTCTCATGGCGCTTGTCTGTTTCGCGCTGGTCGCGTGTGCATCGAACACGCCGCGTACGGCTCTACCGGTCGCGCACGATGCGTCGACCGAACATGCGCAATTGCTGGTCATGCTGCGTGCGCCGCCGCAACACTTTCAGCCTGCCAGCGTCTATGGCGGCAGTTACCGTTCGTCCTCCGACGAAGCGGCGCGTCGACGTGTGGCGCGTCAGTTGGCGCGCGAGCACAACCTGGTACTGATCGACGATTGGCCCATGCCTTCGCTGGGCCTCGATTGCTTTGTGATGCGTGCGGCCGACGGCGTGTCCACCGCTGCATTGGCCGATCTGCTGGCCAAGGACTCGCGTGTCGAGTCGGCACAGCCCATGCAGTTGTTCCACGTGCTGGCTCAGCCCGAAACGAGTCAGTCGGACAAGAAGGGCGACCCGCTATACACCCTGCAGCCGGCTGCATCGCGCTGGCACCTGTCGGAGTTGCACCAGACCGCCACCGGAAAGGGTGTCACGATTGCCCAGATCGATAGCGGTGTGGATGCCGTGCATCCGGATCTGCAAGGGCAGGTCGTGCAGACCCGCAACTTTATCGACGACAACCCCTATCGCCCGGAAAAGCACGGAACCGAAGTGGCCGGCATCATGGTGGCGCACGAGGGTAACGGCCTGGGCATTGCCGGCATCGCGCCGGACGCGCATCTGCTGGCGTTGCGCGCTTGCTGGGAAGACCCCGCCCATGACACGACGGCGATCTGCAGCAGCTTCACGCTGGCCAAGGCCCTGCAGTTTGCGATGGAAAGCCGGGCCAGCGTGCTCAACATGAGTCTGGCCGGTCCGGACGATCGCCTGCTCGGACGCCTGCTGGACGTGGTGATGGCACGCCATATCACGGTGGTCAGCGCGGTCGACGAAAACCTGGCCGGGGGTGGTTTTCCCGCCTCGTACCCGGGTGTGTTCGCCGTGGCGGGCGATCACGTCGAGCATGGCCCGCCCGGTGTGCTGTACGCGCCCAGCCACGATATCCCCGCCACCGCGCCCGGCGGTGCCTGGGACTTCGTTACCGGCTCGTCATTCGCCGCCGCGCAGGTCAGTGGTCTGGTGGCGTTGATGCGCGAATTGTCGCCAGAGATCACGGCGGCGCGTCTGCGTGACGCCATGGAGCCGGAAACTACGCTAGGCTTGACGGCACAGCGGCCTGCGATGATCGATGCGTGCGCGGCGGTGGCGCGTGCCAGTGGACACTGTGCGTGCGATTGCACTGCGGTAAGCGTGACATCCTCGGCGCCGCGCCGATAA
- a CDS encoding zf-HC2 domain-containing protein yields MSGRVLKFEGSVHAEADRLLPWWVNGTLEGEEREQVAQHLADCAQCQREVEWLRTLQAELASEPAVSTDAPRAMQRLHRRMRSAQALSQGSAPSTATPRRGWGRRNRWLAWVVAAQAVVVVGLGGMLMHNHQASGDYRTLSSPDTRGALLVVTFDPQLTEAQMRELVRSNDTRIVGGPTEAGAYLLSVSPERANRVRDNLRTAHGVTLAERMDVGGER; encoded by the coding sequence ATGAGCGGACGGGTATTGAAATTCGAAGGATCGGTACACGCGGAGGCGGACCGTCTATTGCCCTGGTGGGTCAATGGAACGCTCGAAGGGGAAGAGCGCGAGCAAGTGGCGCAACACCTTGCCGATTGTGCGCAGTGCCAGCGTGAAGTCGAGTGGCTGCGCACGCTGCAGGCGGAGCTGGCCAGCGAGCCTGCGGTATCGACCGATGCGCCGCGTGCGATGCAGCGCCTGCATCGCCGCATGCGCAGCGCCCAGGCGCTGTCGCAGGGTTCCGCACCATCGACAGCTACGCCACGTCGGGGTTGGGGGCGCCGTAATCGCTGGTTGGCTTGGGTGGTTGCCGCACAGGCCGTCGTCGTGGTTGGGCTGGGCGGCATGCTGATGCATAACCATCAGGCAAGCGGGGACTACCGCACGCTCAGTTCGCCCGATACGCGTGGCGCCTTGCTGGTGGTGACATTCGATCCGCAATTGACCGAAGCGCAGATGCGCGAACTGGTGCGTTCGAACGATACGCGTATTGTCGGTGGTCCCACCGAGGCGGGTGCCTATCTGCTCAGCGTATCGCCGGAGCGCGCCAATCGTGTACGCGACAATCTGCGTACTGCGCATGGCGTGACCCTGGCCGAACGCATGGATGTAGGCGGAGAACGCTGA
- a CDS encoding sigma-70 family RNA polymerase sigma factor, whose product MRRRQDEGGTRNGGDDAQDEVALLMRVAAEEMGAFETLYRIYHPRLQRFVRGMTKQSSLAEEIIDDTMMVVWRKAYTFNHTAKVSTWIFAIAYRQSLKSLRGIDDTVEFDQDEHGGSTHVGPDDELQQQELRQHLGDALNRLSAEQRAVIELTYYFGYGCREIAEIVDCPVDTVKTRMFYARRKLKTMLASRREAI is encoded by the coding sequence ATGCGGCGACGGCAAGACGAAGGCGGGACCAGGAACGGCGGGGACGACGCGCAAGACGAAGTCGCCTTGCTGATGCGTGTCGCTGCCGAAGAGATGGGGGCGTTCGAAACGCTCTATCGAATCTATCACCCGCGGCTGCAGCGCTTTGTTCGCGGCATGACCAAGCAGTCCAGCCTGGCCGAGGAAATCATCGACGACACCATGATGGTGGTGTGGCGCAAGGCGTATACCTTCAACCATACAGCCAAGGTGTCGACCTGGATTTTCGCGATCGCGTATCGACAGTCCCTGAAGTCGCTGCGTGGCATCGACGACACGGTGGAGTTCGACCAGGACGAGCACGGCGGCAGCACGCATGTGGGACCGGATGACGAATTACAGCAGCAGGAGTTGCGTCAGCATCTGGGCGACGCCTTGAACAGGTTATCGGCAGAGCAACGTGCGGTGATCGAGTTGACCTATTACTTCGGCTACGGTTGCCGTGAAATTGCCGAGATTGTCGACTGTCCGGTCGATACGGTGAAAACACGCATGTTTTACGCACGACGCAAGCTCAAGACGATGCTGGCGTCGCGTCGGGAGGCGATATGA
- the glp gene encoding gephyrin-like molybdotransferase Glp, giving the protein MIDYAQAIDRLLAYAPRLSTETCALADASQRILADAVVSPLALPSFDHAAMDGYALAANDTVPAGSEHVVQGSQAAGDVAVASSGAAWEIMTGARLPDGLDAVVAVERTQLLSSHGDGSPERIRLLDDIVCGKNVRYTGSDIAKGAPALDAGTRIEPSHIMLLAALGVAELTVVRRPRVAIVCTGKELQSDLRAPLAAERIYNSNGPYLAASLTACGAHVLSCETVDDTAVNYAAALKRAIAAGADLVVSTGAVSMGRYDFVPDTLRQFDADVMFHKVAIRPGKPQLAAKLREGPLVMALPGTPMAVAVGLRFFVAPVLRAMSGQAAEPVFHALLDAPQQPKAGLRHFLRAKLGLDAQGRLHADVSVQQQPFRIGPFAQADGWVILPEQSGEVPLGGIVQVASLHPGNGLPVHAAHQGSSP; this is encoded by the coding sequence ATGATCGACTATGCCCAGGCTATCGACCGACTGTTAGCCTACGCGCCGCGACTATCGACTGAAACCTGCGCGTTGGCCGATGCATCGCAGCGTATCCTCGCCGATGCCGTGGTCAGTCCTCTGGCGTTGCCCTCGTTCGATCACGCTGCGATGGACGGCTATGCCCTGGCGGCAAACGACACCGTGCCCGCCGGTTCGGAACATGTCGTGCAGGGTTCGCAGGCAGCCGGCGACGTCGCGGTGGCATCCAGCGGCGCGGCCTGGGAAATCATGACCGGTGCGCGCTTGCCGGACGGGCTCGATGCAGTTGTTGCGGTCGAGCGCACGCAGTTGCTCTCCAGCCACGGCGACGGCTCACCCGAACGCATCCGGCTGCTTGACGACATCGTCTGCGGGAAAAATGTGCGCTATACCGGCAGTGACATCGCCAAGGGTGCACCCGCACTCGATGCAGGCACGCGCATCGAACCGTCGCACATCATGCTGTTGGCGGCACTGGGCGTTGCCGAATTGACGGTAGTGCGGCGTCCGCGCGTGGCTATCGTCTGCACCGGCAAGGAGCTTCAATCCGATCTGCGGGCGCCGCTTGCGGCCGAGCGCATCTACAACTCCAACGGCCCGTATCTGGCGGCATCGCTTACTGCCTGCGGCGCACACGTATTGTCTTGCGAAACGGTGGATGACACCGCGGTGAACTATGCCGCCGCGCTCAAGCGGGCTATCGCCGCGGGTGCCGATCTGGTTGTCAGCACCGGCGCGGTGTCGATGGGACGTTACGACTTCGTGCCCGATACCTTGCGTCAGTTCGATGCCGACGTGATGTTTCATAAGGTGGCGATTCGCCCGGGCAAGCCGCAACTCGCCGCGAAGCTGCGCGAAGGCCCTCTGGTAATGGCGCTGCCGGGTACGCCGATGGCCGTCGCCGTCGGCCTGCGCTTTTTCGTGGCACCGGTGTTGCGCGCGATGAGCGGGCAGGCGGCCGAGCCTGTTTTTCATGCGTTGCTCGATGCGCCCCAGCAACCGAAGGCCGGCCTGCGCCATTTTCTTCGCGCGAAGCTGGGCCTCGATGCGCAGGGCCGCTTGCATGCCGATGTATCCGTGCAACAACAGCCGTTCCGTATTGGGCCGTTCGCACAAGCCGATGGCTGGGTGATATTGCCTGAACAATCGGGCGAGGTACCGCTGGGCGGCATCGTTCAAGTGGCAAGCTTGCATCCCGGCAACGGTTTACCGGTGCACGCGGCTCATCAGGGATCGTCGCCATGA
- a CDS encoding molybdenum cofactor biosynthesis protein MoaE translates to MSRFSLCDQAVDIATLRDPLQHPAAGGFCSFEGWVRNHNDGREVSGLEYEAYAELAHAEGERIVQEAVERYGVLAAHCMHRTGHLAIGDLAVWIGVASAHRDEAFRACRYIIDEIKHRLPIWKKEHYVTGDTAWVACSHTGRAHEHEPPHAHHGHDHHDKAHG, encoded by the coding sequence ATGAGCCGTTTCAGTCTTTGTGACCAGGCGGTCGATATCGCGACGCTGCGCGATCCGTTGCAGCATCCGGCGGCAGGCGGTTTCTGCAGTTTCGAAGGCTGGGTACGCAACCATAACGATGGGCGCGAGGTCAGCGGCCTGGAATACGAAGCCTATGCTGAGCTGGCGCATGCCGAAGGCGAGCGCATCGTGCAGGAGGCGGTCGAGCGCTACGGAGTGCTGGCTGCGCACTGCATGCACCGTACCGGCCATCTGGCGATCGGTGATCTGGCGGTCTGGATCGGTGTGGCCTCGGCGCATCGCGACGAGGCGTTTCGTGCCTGCCGCTACATCATCGACGAGATCAAGCATCGGTTGCCGATCTGGAAAAAAGAACACTATGTGACCGGCGATACCGCCTGGGTGGCCTGTTCGCACACCGGACGCGCGCATGAGCACGAACCGCCGCACGCGCATCACGGGCACGATCATCACGACAAGGCGCACGGCTGA
- a CDS encoding MoaD/ThiS family protein, with translation MTTVNLKYYAQLREQAGGSGEQVVTSASSLRELYDELRHRHGFTLPADALKVAVNEQFSDWSHLLRDGDTVVFIPPVAGG, from the coding sequence ATGACCACGGTTAACCTGAAGTACTACGCGCAACTGCGCGAGCAAGCGGGCGGCAGCGGCGAGCAGGTGGTGACATCGGCAAGCTCGTTGCGCGAGTTGTATGACGAGCTACGCCATCGCCATGGCTTTACCTTGCCTGCCGATGCCTTGAAGGTAGCGGTGAACGAGCAGTTCAGCGATTGGAGCCACCTGCTGCGCGATGGCGATACGGTCGTCTTCATCCCGCCGGTGGCTGGCGGATGA
- the moaA gene encoding GTP 3',8-cyclase MoaA — MTLPHTLLEPLDAAAMPRDRHGRPLHDLRISVMDRCNFRCPYCMPEATYGEHFSFLRNDERLSFDEIERLSRLVAQLGVSKLRLTGGEPLLRPHLPELVERLRRIPGIDDLAMTTNGVLLARYAEALRAAGMDRVTISLDTLDPALFHRMSGGRGALEDVLAGIDAAQAAGFPGGIKLNTVVQRGVNEHSVLDLIERFRGTGIIPRLIEYMDVGNRNDWARDQVVPSSELIARIDARWPLEAVPAQYPGEVASRFRFRDGAGEVGVISSISQPFCGACSRARLSSEGTLYTCLFATQGTDLRMPLRHGATDEQLLARLRDVWLRRTDRYSEERAQRRTGARHKIEMHYIGG; from the coding sequence ATGACCCTTCCCCACACCCTCCTCGAACCGCTCGATGCTGCGGCAATGCCACGCGACCGGCACGGGCGTCCGCTGCACGATCTGCGCATATCGGTGATGGATCGCTGCAACTTTCGCTGTCCTTACTGCATGCCGGAGGCGACCTACGGCGAGCACTTCAGCTTCTTGCGGAACGACGAGCGGCTGAGCTTCGACGAAATCGAGCGCTTGAGCCGGCTTGTCGCCCAGCTCGGCGTGAGCAAGCTGCGTCTCACGGGCGGCGAGCCTTTGTTGCGGCCCCATCTGCCCGAACTGGTCGAGCGCCTGCGCCGCATTCCTGGCATCGACGATCTGGCCATGACCACCAATGGCGTGCTGCTGGCGCGATATGCCGAGGCCTTGCGCGCGGCCGGCATGGATCGCGTCACCATCAGCCTGGACACGCTCGATCCGGCCCTGTTCCATCGCATGAGCGGTGGGCGCGGCGCACTCGAGGATGTGCTGGCCGGGATCGATGCCGCCCAGGCGGCGGGGTTTCCTGGCGGCATCAAGCTCAATACCGTCGTCCAGCGTGGCGTCAACGAACACAGCGTGCTCGACCTGATCGAGCGCTTTCGCGGCACCGGCATCATTCCGCGGCTGATCGAATACATGGACGTAGGCAACCGCAACGACTGGGCACGTGACCAGGTGGTGCCCTCGAGCGAGCTGATCGCGCGTATCGATGCGCGCTGGCCGCTGGAGGCGGTGCCCGCGCAATATCCCGGCGAGGTCGCCTCGCGGTTTCGCTTCCGTGACGGGGCCGGCGAGGTAGGGGTGATTTCCTCGATCAGCCAACCGTTCTGCGGCGCCTGCTCGCGTGCGCGGCTGTCGTCGGAGGGCACGCTTTATACTTGCCTTTTCGCGACCCAGGGCACCGATCTGCGCATGCCGCTGCGCCACGGCGCCACCGACGAACAGCTGCTGGCAAGGTTGCGTGACGTATGGCTGCGTCGCACCGACCGCTACAGCGAAGAACGTGCGCAGCGCCGTACCGGTGCACGTCATAAAATCGAAATGCATTACATCGGCGGTTGA
- a CDS encoding OFA family MFS transporter yields the protein MAGVPEAEVLNKAGGGSPGLLARERTIAGPRFNRWLVPTAALAIHLCIGMAYGFSVFWLPMTKLVPGTDAACANLGFFAQLFNGTCNWTVPSVNHIFETFIAMLGISAAIWGGWLEHAGPRKAGFIAALCWGGGLIIGGIGVSMHQLWLVYLGCGVLGGVGQGLGYITPVSTLIKWFPDRRGLATGFAIMGYGGGALIGAPIAVALMQKFTVNGIPGVASTLMCMGVIYLVAMSLGAFGFRVPPNGWKPLGWTAPTQSTSKLITQRHVHLNRAWKTPQFWLIWVVLCMNVTAGIGVLSMASPMLQDVFGGKLLGLSGTGDLTTAQKAAIAASAAGLVGLISLFNSLGRLFWASTSDFLGRKRTYFVFFALGIVLYCLLPTLGHLGMAAMFVIAVCLILSMYGGGFATVPAYLADIFGTQMVGAIHGRLLTAWSVAGVAGPFLIAAIRQTQLDAGVAKNLVYDHTLYILAGLLLIGMICNFLVKPVKESALMTDEELAHERSLQKEAGTAANANDAARGSFGVVGFIAWALVGIPFLIGVWIAMTKAAALF from the coding sequence ATGGCAGGGGTACCTGAAGCAGAAGTCCTGAACAAGGCGGGTGGGGGCTCGCCCGGTTTGCTGGCCAGGGAACGCACGATCGCCGGCCCGCGCTTCAACCGCTGGCTGGTGCCGACGGCAGCGCTCGCCATCCATCTATGTATCGGTATGGCCTACGGTTTTTCGGTGTTTTGGCTGCCGATGACCAAGCTGGTGCCGGGGACCGATGCGGCCTGCGCCAACCTGGGCTTCTTTGCGCAATTGTTCAATGGCACTTGTAACTGGACCGTCCCGTCGGTCAACCACATCTTCGAGACCTTTATCGCCATGCTGGGTATTTCGGCGGCGATCTGGGGTGGCTGGCTGGAACATGCCGGCCCGCGCAAGGCCGGCTTTATTGCCGCGCTGTGTTGGGGCGGTGGCCTGATCATCGGAGGCATCGGTGTGTCGATGCACCAGTTGTGGCTGGTCTATCTGGGCTGCGGCGTCCTGGGCGGCGTGGGACAAGGCCTGGGTTACATCACACCGGTCTCGACCCTGATCAAATGGTTCCCGGACCGGCGCGGCCTGGCCACCGGCTTTGCCATCATGGGCTACGGCGGCGGCGCGCTGATCGGCGCACCGATTGCTGTGGCGCTGATGCAGAAATTCACCGTGAACGGTATCCCCGGTGTCGCCAGCACGCTGATGTGCATGGGCGTGATCTACCTGGTGGCGATGTCGCTGGGTGCCTTCGGCTTCCGCGTACCGCCCAATGGCTGGAAACCGCTTGGTTGGACGGCGCCGACGCAGTCGACCAGCAAGCTGATCACCCAGCGCCATGTGCATCTCAACCGCGCCTGGAAAACGCCGCAGTTCTGGCTGATCTGGGTAGTGCTGTGCATGAACGTGACTGCGGGCATCGGCGTGCTGTCGATGGCCAGCCCAATGCTGCAGGACGTCTTCGGCGGCAAGCTGCTGGGTCTTAGCGGCACCGGCGATCTCACGACCGCGCAGAAGGCCGCCATTGCCGCCTCCGCCGCAGGCCTGGTCGGCTTGATCAGCCTGTTCAACAGCCTGGGCCGTCTGTTCTGGGCGTCCACGTCCGATTTCCTCGGCCGCAAGCGCACGTACTTCGTCTTCTTCGCGCTGGGCATCGTGCTGTACTGCCTGTTGCCGACGCTTGGGCATCTGGGCATGGCGGCCATGTTCGTCATCGCGGTCTGCCTGATCCTGTCGATGTACGGCGGCGGTTTTGCCACCGTGCCCGCTTATCTGGCCGATATTTTCGGCACGCAGATGGTGGGCGCGATTCATGGCCGCTTGCTCACCGCATGGTCGGTGGCCGGTGTGGCCGGTCCCTTCCTGATCGCTGCGATCCGCCAGACGCAGCTGGACGCAGGCGTCGCCAAGAACCTCGTTTACGACCACACGCTGTATATTTTGGCCGGCCTTTTGCTGATCGGCATGATCTGCAATTTCCTGGTCAAGCCGGTCAAGGAAAGCGCTCTGATGACCGACGAGGAACTGGCGCACGAGCGATCGCTGCAGAAGGAAGCCGGCACGGCCGCCAACGCCAACGATGCGGCGCGTGGCAGTTTCGGTGTCGTCGGCTTTATCGCCTGGGCCTTGGTCGGCATTCCGTTCCTGATCGGCGTGTGGATTGCCATGACCAAGGCAGCCGCGCTGTTCTGA
- a CDS encoding formate dehydrogenase subunit gamma, with amino-acid sequence MKRPANVAKLPDLPEEIRAAVLEVTDRLKDLPGALLPVLHGVQEALGYVPEDAVPLIAREMNLSRADVHGVISFYHFFRSHPSGRRVIYVCRAESCQAMGAVTLEKHIKQRLGVDFHQTTADGAYTLEPVYCLGNCACSPAIMVDDELQGRMTPARFDAWLDAEAT; translated from the coding sequence ATGAAACGCCCCGCGAACGTCGCCAAGCTGCCGGATCTCCCCGAGGAGATCCGTGCAGCGGTGCTTGAGGTGACGGACCGGCTGAAGGACTTGCCCGGTGCCCTGCTTCCTGTCTTGCACGGCGTGCAGGAAGCACTGGGTTATGTCCCTGAAGATGCCGTGCCGTTGATCGCCCGTGAAATGAATCTTTCGCGGGCGGACGTGCACGGCGTCATCAGCTTCTACCATTTCTTTCGTTCGCACCCCTCCGGGCGACGCGTGATCTACGTCTGCCGGGCCGAGTCCTGCCAGGCGATGGGCGCCGTCACGCTGGAAAAACATATCAAACAGCGCCTGGGCGTAGACTTTCATCAGACCACCGCCGACGGTGCGTATACGCTTGAGCCCGTGTATTGCCTGGGTAATTGCGCCTGTTCGCCGGCGATCATGGTCGACGACGAGCTCCAGGGCCGGATGACACCAGCACGTTTCGACGCCTGGCTCGACGCGGAGGCGACATGA